The following nucleotide sequence is from Bacteroidota bacterium.
TCGCTTTAAACTAATGAGTGATTGGAAAATGTTATATTTGTAATATTATTATACCTAATAAAATCGTTGAATACTTTCGGTAAGACCCGCTTGGTTTATCCTGAACGAAGTTGAAGGGCTTGGTGGTTATGTTTGCATTTTAGTATAGCAGATAAATGTGAGAGGTTCACTTTGTTAGCCGTAGTTTTAACGAAGGAATACTGGCGGAGATTACTCCGTCAGCCGCCTACTCGATTAGGCATTGTATATTTTAATAATTCACATTTTTTACCAAAACAATCAATTTTATAATTACAGTTCGTTAATGCTACTGGACAATAATATTTCGTATCAATAACACAGATTTTCTTAAAGTTTGATTTCTCGTATCCTTTCACTAATCCAATTGGACAAATATCACAATTATTGTTTTCACACATTCTTGGTACAAAATCAAATGTTATATCAAATTGTTCTGGGTAAGAATTGCCTAAATCATCCTTGTGTTTCTCAAAATATTCTCTGAGAATTTTATTTAAACTCTTTTTTGAGTTTTCATATTCAGTATTTTCAAGAATGCAATTTCTGAATTTTGAGTTGTTATTCCATACATCACCTGGTAATTCAAATTGTTGAAAAGATTTTAATGTAAATAATCGAGATATATTAACATTTTCACATTCTAATGAGTTCTTGAAATACACATTAAATTCTGGGGATTTAAAAAAATCCCTTAAACTACACCAAGCCCTTTTTTGATTGAAATTTTTGTCTTTTTTAAAATTCTTAAATTCTCTTTCAAAACTATCTGTTAATATTGCTTTGACTTTTTTAGTCCTAATTTTTGCTTTCTCAATATTTCCGTTAAAGTCTGTAATATCTGTTTTCCTTGGTTGCCCAATTTCGTAATATGTTAAAAGATAAAGAGAAAATAATATCCGTTTAATTAAATCGTCTTTTTCTTTGTATTTGTTTATTTGGTCTGCAATGTACTTTGTTAATGAATAATTGTATTCACTTAAAATATCAAAAGTAAAAAGAATAGAATAATAATCAGATGGATAATATCTTGGTGTAAATTTTACAATGTCAGTTTCATTGTATCCATATGATTTTTTTAAAATTGAATTACCACCTATTTTTGAAGTACTTATAAAGGCATACCCATTGTTTTTATCCTTTTTTATAAAACTATCTGAATGGTTTGGGTTTAATAATTTCAAATCCCCATGTTCTTTGAAATTATTAGTTAATTCCGAAAAAACAAATCCGCCAATATCCCAAATCCGTTCAAATGCCATCTGTCTATCAGAGATGTAACAAAGCCAATGAGTAAGTAATTTTGTGTCATCATCAAGATCATTTTTGTAAAAATTTATGAGATTGTAATTTGAAATCAAGTCCCAACGAACTTTATCATAAAATGATATTATTTTAAATATTTTTGTTAACATATATATTCTTTTAGTTACATCGCTTATTGTTCAATATTTTTCTTTATCTCGTTTAGTATTATTTCTATTGATCTATCTTTAAATCTTCCTGCCAATGCACCATCACAGAATCTATTATTTCTTATAAATGCTGTTAGGATTTTTAAAAGTGTTATAGTGTCTAAATTGGTATAATTTCCTTTATTAACAATCTCTCTGCCTTCATCCCATTCTGTCCAATTGAAAGGAATAACTAATTTAAGTTTGTACATTATCTTCTCGAAGTCTAACACTATTTTGGACTCAATTATTGGTGTTATTTTAAAATTGTCAGGGTCATTTTCATCTTCTATTATACCACCACTTCTAATAAACTCTTTACTTGATTCAATAACAGGAATTAATACAAACAGTTCTTTCCAATCATTTAATGTTAGTTTGTATATTTGTTTTTCAAACTCTTCTAATTCAGTCATTTTAATATTTGTGTTTTTAAATATAATGCCTAACGTAGTAATATAGTTAATGG
It contains:
- a CDS encoding DUF6508 domain-containing protein, translated to MTELEEFEKQIYKLTLNDWKELFVLIPVIESSKEFIRSGGIIEDENDPDNFKITPIIESKIVLDFEKIMYKLKLVIPFNWTEWDEGREIVNKGNYTNLDTITLLKILTAFIRNNRFCDGALAGRFKDRSIEIILNEIKKNIEQ